The genomic window GCGGGCAACCACGTCTTCTAGGACTATCTGGCCAACTGCCGGCAGAGTGGGCGGCCAACCGACCAGTAGGGCTGCCAGGACCAAAATCACCGCCTTGCGTGCACGCGCCAGGATCCCCATGACTTAGCCCCCTATGGAGTAGTCTACCTGCGCGCGAAACAGGTCCGGGGCGGCCTCGAACGCCGCACGGCCGATGATCGAGTCGCGATCTATGGCCAGGTCAATGGCGAGTGTGCCGTTCAGGTGGTCAATCTCGTGCTGCAGCAGTTCTGAGGTGGGCTGGTCCAGCCGGAACCATTCGCGTTCCTGCCCCTGCTCGTCGGTGTAGCGGACCGAGATGGACAGATGACGCCGCACCCGAACCAGGAGGTAGGGGAAGCACATGCAGTCGTCCCACATGGTGAAGGCCTCCTCGCTGTGCCAGGTGATCTCGGGGTTGACGATGACGAACGGTCCTTGACCCAGGTTCAGGGCAACGAGGCGCAGGGCAATGCCGATCTGCGGGGCCGCTATCCCCCGCCCGAACCCGTGGCGCGCGCGGAAGGCCTCAAGCGTCTCCACCAGGCGCCGGGCGTCCGTTGCGAACGATGGGTCGGAGAGATCGCGAACGCGGGTGGAAACGGCCCTCAGCCGGGGATCGCCCAGCGGCAGCACATCCGCCATCCCATTCCTCCGCGCCTCGAAGGTTCCTCCTCGGGCTGCCGAAACCCTGCGGGCTGCCCGCAGGGATGCGAAGCCCAGCGGGCACCGCGGCCAAGGGCTGCGCCTTGAGCCCTTCCGGGCTCGGTGCTACACTGACTCCGCCCATGGATCCGGTGCTGATTCAGATTGGCCCCCTGGCGATCCGGTGGTACGGCGTGATGCTGGCCGCCACGATCGCCCTCGGTATGATCGTTGCCTATCGTGTCGGACCGCGGTTCGGGGTCGCCACCTCGATCCTGGACAATACGGTCGTGACCTTTGTCGTCGTGGCCCTGGCCGGCGCACGCCTGGGGTACGTGCTCTCCCATCCGGCGGGATTCCGCAACATCGTGGAGGTCATCCGGCTGGACCACGGA from Armatimonadota bacterium includes these protein-coding regions:
- a CDS encoding peptide deformylase; the protein is MADVLPLGDPRLRAVSTRVRDLSDPSFATDARRLVETLEAFRARHGFGRGIAAPQIGIALRLVALNLGQGPFVIVNPEITWHSEEAFTMWDDCMCFPYLLVRVRRHLSISVRYTDEQGQEREWFRLDQPTSELLQHEIDHLNGTLAIDLAIDRDSIIGRAAFEAAPDLFRAQVDYSIGG